In Asanoa sp. WMMD1127, one genomic interval encodes:
- a CDS encoding TRIC cation channel family protein: MSPFQVALWIELLAAGLGGLQGALFAAGERHRRIDVLGVIVIGLAVSLGGSLLRDIVLNQPPVVIWQNWYLLVAGASAILGMLLQRAFARTDRLITALDAVVMGLFGAIGASKALSLGVGEAGALVVGVIAAIGGGMLRDVILNLPISFLHVGTLYAVAAGTGAGTLILLAELGTPTSIAGLAGVAVTTSLRLAAVHLGWTFPEQRAIRRPSAPNGTVDKGRRAGNGRP, translated from the coding sequence ATGTCCCCGTTCCAGGTGGCGCTGTGGATCGAGCTCCTCGCCGCGGGACTCGGCGGCCTGCAGGGTGCCCTGTTCGCGGCCGGAGAACGACATCGCCGCATCGACGTGCTCGGCGTCATCGTGATCGGGCTCGCCGTCTCGCTCGGGGGGAGCCTCCTGCGGGACATCGTGCTCAACCAGCCGCCCGTCGTGATCTGGCAGAACTGGTACCTGCTGGTGGCCGGCGCCAGCGCCATCCTCGGCATGCTGCTGCAGCGGGCGTTCGCCCGCACGGACCGGCTGATCACCGCGCTCGACGCGGTCGTCATGGGACTCTTCGGCGCGATCGGGGCCTCGAAAGCGCTGTCCCTCGGCGTCGGCGAAGCCGGGGCCCTGGTCGTCGGCGTCATCGCCGCCATCGGCGGCGGAATGCTGCGCGACGTCATTCTTAACCTGCCGATCTCCTTCCTCCACGTCGGCACGCTCTACGCCGTCGCCGCCGGAACCGGCGCCGGGACACTCATCCTGCTCGCCGAACTAGGCACACCAACCTCGATCGCGGGCCTGGCCGGGGTGGCCGTGACCACGTCCCTGCGGCTGGCGGCCGTCCACCTCGGCTGGACCTTCCCGGAACAGCGCGCGATACGTCGACCGTCAGCCCCGAACGGCACCGTCGACAAGGGCCGCCGCGCCGGGAACGGCAGACCGTGA
- a CDS encoding GntR family transcriptional regulator, which produces MPIPSGAAAVDRSLLRDDVYRRLRDAIVDGTFLPGEQLKDGELADWLGVSRTPVREALLRLGGSGLVVALPGRSTRVSTIDPQAVRDARDVIAAMHELAVRQITGRLSDDDIDRMRAANRRFAEAVTAGDIGAALDADEEIHRIPVAALGNHALAAVLDQFDPLVRRAERLRFTTDGHASVELHARLIELMAAGDAQGAAPVAFDIWHTLPADDTAES; this is translated from the coding sequence ATGCCGATTCCCTCGGGTGCCGCCGCCGTGGACCGCTCACTGCTTCGCGACGACGTCTACCGGCGTCTTCGCGACGCGATCGTCGACGGCACCTTCCTGCCAGGGGAGCAGCTCAAGGACGGCGAGCTCGCGGACTGGCTCGGGGTTAGCCGCACTCCGGTGCGCGAGGCCCTGCTGCGCCTCGGGGGCAGCGGACTGGTCGTAGCCCTGCCGGGCCGTTCGACCCGGGTCAGCACCATCGACCCGCAGGCGGTGCGGGATGCCCGCGACGTCATCGCCGCCATGCACGAACTGGCCGTACGCCAGATCACCGGCCGGCTCAGCGACGACGACATCGACCGCATGCGGGCAGCGAACCGCCGCTTCGCCGAGGCGGTGACCGCGGGCGACATCGGCGCGGCGCTCGACGCCGACGAGGAGATACACCGGATCCCGGTCGCCGCGCTGGGCAATCACGCCCTCGCGGCGGTGCTCGACCAGTTCGACCCCCTGGTGCGCCGCGCGGAGCGGCTGCGCTTCACCACGGACGGCCACGCGTCCGTCGAACTGCACGCCCGACTGATCGAGCTCATGGCGGCCGGCGACGCGCAGGGAGCGGCGCCCGTGGCCTTCGACATCTGGCACACCCTGCCGGCCGACGACACTGCCGAGAGCTGA
- a CDS encoding alpha/beta hydrolase: protein MSTTGHEIKNVVLVHGAFADGSGWRGVYDRLTARGYRVTIVQNPLTSLEDDVAATTRVLDQQDGPTILVGHSWGGTVITEAGVHPKVAGLVYVSALAPDAGETTAQQYEGFASTPDFVIDVEDGYGYLNHDTFKAGFAADASDADAAFLRDAQVPINMAVFATAVKNAAWRDKPSWAVIATEDKAFDQAMLQHMATRIGAHITNVPASHALYVTQPGAVSDVIVTAATSVR, encoded by the coding sequence ATGAGCACCACTGGTCACGAGATCAAGAACGTCGTGCTGGTGCACGGCGCGTTCGCCGACGGCTCTGGCTGGCGCGGCGTCTACGACAGGCTGACGGCCCGCGGCTACCGGGTCACGATCGTGCAGAACCCGCTCACCTCGCTGGAGGACGACGTCGCGGCGACCACGCGCGTGCTCGACCAGCAGGACGGCCCGACGATCCTCGTCGGCCACTCCTGGGGTGGCACGGTCATCACCGAAGCGGGCGTGCACCCGAAGGTCGCCGGCCTGGTCTACGTGTCGGCCCTGGCGCCCGACGCCGGTGAGACGACCGCCCAGCAGTACGAGGGATTCGCCTCGACGCCCGACTTCGTCATCGACGTCGAGGACGGGTACGGCTACCTCAACCACGACACGTTCAAGGCCGGCTTCGCCGCCGACGCCAGTGACGCCGATGCCGCCTTCCTCCGCGACGCGCAGGTGCCCATCAACATGGCCGTGTTCGCCACGGCGGTGAAGAACGCCGCCTGGCGCGACAAGCCGAGCTGGGCCGTCATCGCGACCGAGGACAAGGCGTTCGACCAGGCGATGCTGCAGCACATGGCCACGCGCATCGGCGCGCACATCACCAACGTCCCGGCCAGCCACGCCCTCTATGTGACTCAGCCCGGCGCCGTCTCCGACGTGATCGTGACCGCCGCCACCAGCGTCCGCTGA